Within the Bacillus sp. FSL K6-3431 genome, the region AAAAAATTTAGTAGCTTATTCTTGTTCAAAAGGAGCAATGCTCACCTTAAATAAAAGTATTGCGGCCCATTATGCGAAAGATAAGATTAGGTCGAACTGGATTACTGTAGGATGGGTAGCGTCTGAGGGAGAAGTAGAGCTTCATGAAAGCATAGGAATGGATGAGAAAGAGCTTCATGAATGGGCGGAAAGTGTGATCCCCTCTGGAAAAATGCAGACAGCTGAGGATATGGCTTACGGAGTTGTTTATTTGTTGTCAGATGAATCCAATCAAGTCACAGGTACAGAGCTCCAGATTAACGGGGGATTAGGATTATAGTAGCTTAGTAAAAAGGAAGTTTTAATCTAAGATAATGTTTTTAAAATCAAATAACTTCGTAAATAGAACTACTGCTATGGATATGGAACGTTATTAACATTTAGAGGGAGACGATTACGATATGCAAAAAAGATTGGAAGCTACAACTGTCTTACATAATGGTATAGAAATGCCATGGTTTGGTCTTGGAGTCTGGAAAGTAGAAAATGGCATCGAAGTAGCCAATGCGGTAAAAGTAGCATTAAATAATGGATATCGTAGTATTGATACCGCGGCGGCGTACAAAAATGAAGAAGGGGTTGGAGAAGGGATTAGAGAGTCGGGTGTTTCTCGCAAAGATATTTTTGTTACATCAAAGATTGCTAATTATGATCAAGGCTATGAGTCTACTTTACGAGCATTTGACGAGAGCTTAAATAGACTTGGTTTAGATTATCTTGATCTTTATTTAGTTCATTGGCCGGTTCCAGGAACATATATCGATACGTGGAGAGCGCTAGAAAGGCTTTACAAAGATGGAAAGGTTAGAGCTATTGGTGTTAGTAATTTTCATGCTCATCATCTTAATTCATTGAAGGAATCGGAAATTAAACCAATGGTTAATCAGGTAGAATTTCATCCGTTATTATCACAAATAGAATTACGATCTTACTGTAAAGAAAATGGGATACAAATAGAATCATGGTCTCCGCTTATGCAAGGAAAAATTTTAGATAACGAATTATTAGTTGACATTGGTAAGATCTATGAAAAAACACCTGCACAAGTTATACTTCGCTGGAATATTCAATGTGGGGTTGTAACTATTCCAAAATCAGTTAAGGAACATCGTATCATCGAAAATGCTGACATTTTTGATTTTCAATTGTCCAATGAAGACATGGAACGAATTAATGGATTAAATCAGAACCAGCGTGTTGGTGCCGATCCTGATAACAGGGATTATTAAAGCGGTAGAGGTCTCTCAAGCCACATTGATCACCAATATTATTTACAGTGAAATAATGCAAAGATGGGAAGAAGGATTTTAAATAGTTATGTCGAAAAGGAAGTAATAGAAATGGATTTTATTGTTATAGGAGGCTATCTGTAAAATGATTAAAGGATTAAGTAATGCTGGTCTAGGAAAAGTAAGAAACGTAGAAGAACTGGTTCTACTTGCATCGAAAAATGGGTTTGGTGTTATTGATACTTCGGGGCAAGAATTAAGAGATTTTATTGGTGAAAAAGGGTTAGAAGAAGCTAGAATGTTTTTAGAAAAACATCAAATGGAAATTGGCTCGATTGGTCTAGGTGTAGAGTGGCGACAATCAGATGCTAAGTTTCGAGAAGGACTAGCAACACTATTGGAAGATGCAAAAATAGCCGCTGAGTTTGGATGCACAAGCTGTTGTACATACGTTCTCCCTTCGACTGATAATAATGCAGCACATTTTATGGTATTGGCAACGAAACGTCTTAAATTATGTGCGCAAATATTAAAAGAGTATGGAATTAATCTTGGACTTGAATATGTCGGTCCTCATCATTTAAGAACGGCATGGAAAAATCCATTCATTTGGGATTTACAATCGACACTGGATTGGATTGATGCTATTGGTGAGCCGAATGTAGGTTTATTACTAGATAGCTATCATTGGTATACGGCTGGTGAAACATACGAAGATTTAATCGCTCTAAAACCTTCACAAATAACACATGTTCATCTTAATGATGCAAAAGATGTACCTATTGAAGAAGTACTAGATAATGATCGTGTATATCCTGGTGAGGGTGTTATTGATTTAGCAAGCTTTTTAAAAGCATTAAATGAAATCGGTTATAAAGGACCAATTGTCCAAGAAATTCTAACAAAGGAACCATTGAACGAATCAAATGACGTATTAGCTGAAAAATCTGGGAAAGCCTTTGATATGATATTCACTACTGCAGAAATCATTTGAAAAACAGCTTAAAGACGTATGGTAACATACGTCTTTTGAAAAAACGTAGGTTTATAGTTCAGAATAGTTTGAATAATTATGAAGAGGTATATATTATAATTAAATTAAAGATCATTAATAATAGAAAAGGATGTGCATTAAATGAAATTTGGATGTTGCGCCAATTTGGATCAAGCTTATCAAATATATAATGCGGGGTTTGATTTTATCGAATGTACAGTTGTTTCCTTAATGCCAGAGAAAAATGATAGTGAATTTGCAGAGGTGTTAAATAAGTACCAAGAGAGCCCCATTCCTATCGAAGCATTTAATGTATTTCTACCGGGAGATATGAAAATTGTTGGCGAAACTGTTGATCTAAATCGAATTAAAACATATGTGGAAACAGCATTATCTAGAGTAAATCAAATTGGTGCTGACACGATTGTGTTTGGAAGCGGTGGAGCTCGAACAGTTCCTAATGGCTTTTCTTATGATAGATCGGAAGAACAAATTTTACAATTCCTGAATCTAACTGCAGACTTTGCAGAGCCGTTAGGGCTTACGATAGTAATCGAGCCACTAAATAAAAAAGAAAGTAATATAATTAACAGTGTGCGTGAGGCATATGATTTCGCAGAAATAATCAATCGTAAGTCTATTCGAATTCTAGCAGACTTTTATCATATGGATGAGGAAGATGAATCATTAGAAAACATTGTCTTATCAAAAAAGTACATGAGACATATTCACGTAGCAGATTCCGGACGTTTGGCACCTGGAACAGGTAATTATCCTTATGATCATTTTGTTGATTGCTTAAATCGAGCAAACTATAACGGGCATGTTTCAATTGAGTGTGATTGGAACGATATGAACAATGAAATAATGGATGCAAGAAAGTACCTTCAGAACTGTTTCAAAATATCAAATGATACTTGAAGAATATAAAAAAATGTTTTGATCTATAATCAGGCTGTTCTGAATGAGGTTGTCAGAAATGAATAAAAGGGTAATAAGTTAATTTGTTTTGCAAATAAATAAAGCGCTTTCACAATTAAACCAAAATAGAAAGGAGAATACAATGGACAATCGTATGCAAACACAACCTAATTCTAGTAGAGGTCTAAAAGAGAATTGGCAGGTAAGTAAAAAGTCAAATAAGTCGCAGTATATTTGGTATATCTTTCTTGCCCCAACTTTATTAGGAATACTGTTATTTATGGTTTATCCCATTTTTGAATCCTTAAGGCTAAGTTTTTATAATTCAAATGGAACTATCGAAACCTTCACTGGTCTTAGTAATTTTAAACGGGTATTAACTTCGGAGAACTTTTGGAACTCCGTCTGGAATACTTTTTATATCGGTATATTTCAAATCTCAATAACAGTCCCTTTAGGCTTTATATTTGCCTCTCTTATTAACACTGTGTCAAGGGGACAAAACTTTTTAAAGGTGATTTACTTTTTACCAAATGTTACATCTATTGTCGCTGCATCTATGATATTCGCTTTTGTTCTGCATCCTGAAATGGGTATTATGAACTTCATGCTTGCTAAGTTAGGTCTACCAACGTCTACATGGTTATCAGACCCTTCTACTGCAAAGTGGGCTGTAATTTTATTATCGATATGGCACTGGATTGGTTTTGTCATTATTATCTGTTTGGCTAATTTGCAGTCGATATCTTCTGAAATGTATGAAGCTGCAAGAATCGATGGTGCGAGTGGTATTCAACAATGGTTGTTTATTACGATACCTAACATGGCTGGAACATTTGCTTTTTTACTTATTACGGGATGGATCGGTGCTTTACAAAGATTTAATGAAGTTTACGTATTAGGAGGTCCCAATGGAAGTCCAGCTCGGTCCATACAGACGATGGGAGCATTTATATATGAACGAGGATTTACTGGTTTTGAATTTGGCATTGCATCAGCAGCAACATACGTAATGTTTATGATCATATTAGTCTTTACGTTTATTAATCTTAAAGTATCAAAAATGAAAATATAACCGAGAGAGGAAGGGTATGATGCCAAGTTCAATGACGATGAAACAATCACAGCGTTTATCAAACGCCGTTATATTTATCATACTAGTAATCTTTGGTTGTTTACTTATGGCACCATTTGCCTGGATGTTAAGTGTCGGTTTTGATAGAACAGCAAACGTTACTATGCCATTTCCACCTAGACTAATACCGGAAAATGTGTCTTCATTTAATTACGGAATTATTTTTGAAAATGGAAGGGTTTTTAAAGCTTATTTAAATTCTGGTATTGTAACCGTAAGCTCGGTTATTTTAACTGTATCTTCTGCGCTATTGGGAGGATATGCGTTTTCTAAAGGCAAGTTTAAAGGGAAGAAACTGCTTTTTCTAATCGTGTTGGCAACATTAATGATACCTATAGAACCGCGTCTAATTCCACTGTATAAGTTATTCAATAGTGTGGGTTTACTAAATACGTTTTGGCCATTAATTCTTCCTTCCTTAGTAAACGGATTTTTGTTATTTCTATGTAAACAGTTTTTTGATCAACTGCCTGATACATTACGTGAAGCAGCACAAATTGATGGCGCAGGTGAATTTAAAATATTTTTTATGGTTTATTTCCCATTAGCAGGGCCAATTGCAGCGACAATGGTAATTCTGTCTTTCATTTGGAGTTGGAACGACTTTTTGTGGCCATTAGTGGTTTTAAATAATCAGGCATTGCATACAATACCTCTTTATTTAGCAAGTTTCTCGCTTGAAAATGGTACTAATTTAGGCGGTTTAACAATGGCTCTAGCAACAGTTAGTATTGTGCCCATTGTAATTATGTATTTGTTTTTACAAAGATACATTATTCAAAGTATCGCCTTAAGTGGAGTTAAAGGAGAGTAGTTTAATAAGATTTGATGAAGAGATTGAAAGGAGGAGATGGTCTAAGCCTATAATAAATTAGAATGGTGTTTCAAGTTAAAGCGATTAAAAAGGGGGCTAATTAAAGATGATCAGATTCATTATGAAAAAAAACGCCTTTTTCACACTAGTTACTATGTTGATTTTAATGATCGGACTAGTTGGTTGCAATAAATCAGAGTCAGGTGGTAATAGTTCTGGAACTTCCGATGGCGACTGGAAAGGGCAGACGCTCAAGGTACAATTGATTGGTAACTTTAGTATGGAGACAGGAACGGATCCAGTTACTGGTGAGAAGGTACAAGGAGTAGATGTGTTAAAAAAGGAATTTGAAAAAAATTATCCAGGAGCAAAAGTTCAATTTATTATTATGCCTTGGGAAGGATATGTGGAGAAAACTCAAGCCATGCTAACTTCAGGTGAAGCTGACGTGTATCAAATGCCTGGTATAGCTGATTTTGCCGCGCAAGGCATTATGGAACCATTACAACCTTTCATAGACAGTGATAGCGAGTTTGACCTCGATATCTTTATAGATAATCAAGTAGATGGCTGGAAAGCATTGGGGCCCGATGAATCGGATCTGCAAATTTTTGCACTGCCATTTCTCGGTGACGCACGGTTCATTGCCTATGATAAACTTCTATTCGATCAATGGGGTGTAGAATATTTATCAGATAATCCTACGATGGAAGAAGTGAAGGAAAAGGCCCAAAAGATGACCGGTACTAACCCAAAAACAGGAGAAAAAAACTATGGTGTTTTCTACCGAGGGGATTGGTCTAGCGCCTTTACTCTAGTAAATACTGCTGAAGGTCAGAACGGAAATTGGGGAGAAGGCTTCGCTTGGGATGAGGTCAAGTTTAATTTTAATTCACCCGAGATGCTGAATGGACTAAATTGGTTACTTGATATGAAAGAATATGCACCAGAAGGGATAATGAGTAATCAAGGAAATGAAAAATGGTTAACGAAGGATAATAATATCGCCATTTCATTAAATATGGGACCTGGTGATCTTGTTAAACAAACGTATGCTCAAGGATTAGAGGATCGTATTGCTATTTCTCAAGAGTTTAAAAATGATGAAGGTAAAGGTGGATTGTTTGCTGGTAGCCCAATAGCAATAGCGAAGAATAGTAAAAATAAAGAGCTGGCGTGGGAATGGATGAAATTTGCTACAAGTGATTTCGTACAAAAGTTTATTTATGAAGAGCAAGGTCTAATGCCTGCAGTGAAGTCTGCATTTGAATGGGATAGTGTGAAAGAAGTGGATCATTTGATGAATCCAATATTTAAAGCAATGAGCACCCCATTGACACCCAGGTATCCATGGGGATCTTCACAACCTAGATTCATATTACAATCAGAAATTGAAGCAGCCTTAACTGGTCAACGAAGTGCTCAAGATGCGTTAGATCGAGCTCAAGCAGAAAGTACTGATTGGGTAGAAAATAGATAATTAAGGGTAAAGAAATAAGAAAAGGTGAGTATCTATCTTGTAATATGTCCTTATATGGACACATTATAAGATGTGATATTCGCCTTTTTTAGTCTATCAAATAATATTTCAAAAATATTTTATCTATAAATTCTGAAAAGAGCAAGAACTGTTAAATATACAACAAGAATTGTAAAAGTATAGATTCATATTCATGATAGTATGATTAAAAATAGCATAGATTACAGTTTTCTTGAGGTTAAAAAATGGAACAGAAGGGGTGTTTTATTCAAAAAATGAGCCATACAGGATGTCATATTGATTTAGAAACAAATCAGTTACTTGCTAGTGGCAATATAAAAATGGAGTACCGAGCAGACAGAAATAAGCAACGTTGGCCTTTACATTCCCATTCAGGATACGAGATTTACTTTTTTCATGAAGGAAATGCTACCTATCTAGTTAATAACGTAATCTACCATTTAGAGCCAGGAGATATGCTGATTTTTAATGGAGAGCATATTCATAAAGTGAATCCAGATAATGGAGTTTATATTCGAAGTTACATAAATTTTTTCTCGTACTTTGTAAAAAGTCATCTTGAAAAAGATTTATATAAAAAAGTTAAATTGCTTTTCGAGACTAATAATGGGACATTAATTCGATGGGGTATAGAAGAACGCATGGAAATTGAAAACATAATGTCAGAAATTATTGATGAGCATAGAAAAGAAAAGGTAGGATATCAATCTATCATTCTATCCTACCTATCGCAATTATTAATTAAAATCTATCGTAAATCGAATGGTGTCAATATTAATGTGGAGTACAACCCAAAGAATGAGCATGTCCAGAGAATATTGAAATTTATCAACGAAAACTATATGAATCAGCTCACGCTAGATCTAATTGCGGATACATTCCATTTAAACAAATATTACATGTGTCATTGTTTTAAAGAAGTGACTGGTTTTACGATAAATAAGTATTTAGCACAAAGAAGAATAGAGGAAGGAAGAAAACTGCTATTAACTACTGAACAGACAGTTAGTTCTATATCAACACAGATTGGACTCAATAGCGCAGTACAATTTAGTAGAGTTTTCAAACAATATGAAAGTATATCTCCGCAGGTATACAGAAAAAAGTTTATGAGTCAATGATAGAAATAATAGTTGAATCTCGAGTATTTTGAAAGCGCTTCAACGAGAGGCTGAAAAGTGCATCAGAAAGAGAAGTAAAATTACTAGGAGGCTTTAATATGAATAAAAAGGTAAATATGTTCTTGTTCTTATTATTAATAATAGGATTAATTGCAGGATGTAGTTCACCTTCCGGAAAAAAAGAGGTTGGAACAGATGGTGTTTCTTCAGACGATAAAGTTGAATTGAGAATGACTTGGTGGGGCTCTCAGGATCGCCATGATCGCACATTAAAAGTAATAAAGTTATATGAAGAAAAAAATCCAAATGTGAAAATATCATCGGAATTTACAGGATGGGATGGTTATTGGGAAAAAATAGCTACTCAAGCTGCTGGTCAAAATCTACCTGATATCATTCAAATGGATTATAAATTTTTATCCGATTATTCCGACAAGGGATTGTTAATAGATTTAAATGCTTATGTAGAATCTGGTGCTTTGAGCCTTGATGATGTGGATCCCCAATATTTAGACGGTGGTAAGATAGACGGCAAATTATTTGCTATTAATATTGGTGCAAACGCACACGCTGTTCTGATAGATCCTGCAATGTTCAAAGAGGCAGAAATTCCTATTCCAGATCCTGGGTACACATGGGATGACCTTCAAGTAATAGGTAAAAAGTTATCAAATAAATTAGGTGATGGAGTGTATGGATTACATCCAAGTGCAGGCATTATGGCGTTCAAACATTATTTAAGAGAACATAATACATGGTTATTCAATGATGATGGAACTGATCTTGGTTATGAAGATGATCAATTGTTAGTAGATTTCTTGAAGATGCAAGCAGATATGCTTAAATCTGAAGCGGCAGCACCGCCTGAAGTCTTTAAAAGTGCAGGTTCGAATATAGAGCAAATGCCGATTATTACTGGGAAAACAGCTATGCTAATGGACGTACATAGCAATCAAATAGTTGCAATGGAAGAGGCAGCGGGTCGACCGCTTCAATTAATCCTTCAACCGATGCTCGAGGGTGGGGAACTAGGACATTACATCAAACCAGGTCAATTCTTGTCAGTTTCAAGTCATTCAAAAAATGTAGAGGAAGCGGCAAAATTTATTGACTTTTTTACAAATGATATAGAGGCTAATAGACTATTGAATGCAGAGAGAGGAGTACCAATTTCAGAGAAAGTTCGCGAAGATCTAAGGGCTAACTTAACCGAGAGTGGTGAAAAGATGTTTGATTATCTCGATTTAGTTGCCGAATATGCTCGAGAAATTAATCCACCCGATCCAATAGGTGCTACGGAAATAGAAGATT harbors:
- a CDS encoding AraC family transcriptional regulator produces the protein MEQKGCFIQKMSHTGCHIDLETNQLLASGNIKMEYRADRNKQRWPLHSHSGYEIYFFHEGNATYLVNNVIYHLEPGDMLIFNGEHIHKVNPDNGVYIRSYINFFSYFVKSHLEKDLYKKVKLLFETNNGTLIRWGIEERMEIENIMSEIIDEHRKEKVGYQSIILSYLSQLLIKIYRKSNGVNINVEYNPKNEHVQRILKFINENYMNQLTLDLIADTFHLNKYYMCHCFKEVTGFTINKYLAQRRIEEGRKLLLTTEQTVSSISTQIGLNSAVQFSRVFKQYESISPQVYRKKFMSQ
- a CDS encoding extracellular solute-binding protein; the encoded protein is MIRFIMKKNAFFTLVTMLILMIGLVGCNKSESGGNSSGTSDGDWKGQTLKVQLIGNFSMETGTDPVTGEKVQGVDVLKKEFEKNYPGAKVQFIIMPWEGYVEKTQAMLTSGEADVYQMPGIADFAAQGIMEPLQPFIDSDSEFDLDIFIDNQVDGWKALGPDESDLQIFALPFLGDARFIAYDKLLFDQWGVEYLSDNPTMEEVKEKAQKMTGTNPKTGEKNYGVFYRGDWSSAFTLVNTAEGQNGNWGEGFAWDEVKFNFNSPEMLNGLNWLLDMKEYAPEGIMSNQGNEKWLTKDNNIAISLNMGPGDLVKQTYAQGLEDRIAISQEFKNDEGKGGLFAGSPIAIAKNSKNKELAWEWMKFATSDFVQKFIYEEQGLMPAVKSAFEWDSVKEVDHLMNPIFKAMSTPLTPRYPWGSSQPRFILQSEIEAALTGQRSAQDALDRAQAESTDWVENR
- a CDS encoding sugar phosphate isomerase/epimerase family protein gives rise to the protein MKFGCCANLDQAYQIYNAGFDFIECTVVSLMPEKNDSEFAEVLNKYQESPIPIEAFNVFLPGDMKIVGETVDLNRIKTYVETALSRVNQIGADTIVFGSGGARTVPNGFSYDRSEEQILQFLNLTADFAEPLGLTIVIEPLNKKESNIINSVREAYDFAEIINRKSIRILADFYHMDEEDESLENIVLSKKYMRHIHVADSGRLAPGTGNYPYDHFVDCLNRANYNGHVSIECDWNDMNNEIMDARKYLQNCFKISNDT
- a CDS encoding sugar phosphate isomerase/epimerase family protein produces the protein MIKGLSNAGLGKVRNVEELVLLASKNGFGVIDTSGQELRDFIGEKGLEEARMFLEKHQMEIGSIGLGVEWRQSDAKFREGLATLLEDAKIAAEFGCTSCCTYVLPSTDNNAAHFMVLATKRLKLCAQILKEYGINLGLEYVGPHHLRTAWKNPFIWDLQSTLDWIDAIGEPNVGLLLDSYHWYTAGETYEDLIALKPSQITHVHLNDAKDVPIEEVLDNDRVYPGEGVIDLASFLKALNEIGYKGPIVQEILTKEPLNESNDVLAEKSGKAFDMIFTTAEII
- a CDS encoding carbohydrate ABC transporter permease, with product MPSSMTMKQSQRLSNAVIFIILVIFGCLLMAPFAWMLSVGFDRTANVTMPFPPRLIPENVSSFNYGIIFENGRVFKAYLNSGIVTVSSVILTVSSALLGGYAFSKGKFKGKKLLFLIVLATLMIPIEPRLIPLYKLFNSVGLLNTFWPLILPSLVNGFLLFLCKQFFDQLPDTLREAAQIDGAGEFKIFFMVYFPLAGPIAATMVILSFIWSWNDFLWPLVVLNNQALHTIPLYLASFSLENGTNLGGLTMALATVSIVPIVIMYLFLQRYIIQSIALSGVKGE
- a CDS encoding ABC transporter substrate-binding protein, with the protein product MNKKVNMFLFLLLIIGLIAGCSSPSGKKEVGTDGVSSDDKVELRMTWWGSQDRHDRTLKVIKLYEEKNPNVKISSEFTGWDGYWEKIATQAAGQNLPDIIQMDYKFLSDYSDKGLLIDLNAYVESGALSLDDVDPQYLDGGKIDGKLFAINIGANAHAVLIDPAMFKEAEIPIPDPGYTWDDLQVIGKKLSNKLGDGVYGLHPSAGIMAFKHYLREHNTWLFNDDGTDLGYEDDQLLVDFLKMQADMLKSEAAAPPEVFKSAGSNIEQMPIITGKTAMLMDVHSNQIVAMEEAAGRPLQLILQPMLEGGELGHYIKPGQFLSVSSHSKNVEEAAKFIDFFTNDIEANRLLNAERGVPISEKVREDLRANLTESGEKMFDYLDLVAEYAREINPPDPIGATEIEDYFSTEIEDPIYYKKSTPEDLAKAFRDKATEILSKNKK
- a CDS encoding aldo/keto reductase, encoding MQKRLEATTVLHNGIEMPWFGLGVWKVENGIEVANAVKVALNNGYRSIDTAAAYKNEEGVGEGIRESGVSRKDIFVTSKIANYDQGYESTLRAFDESLNRLGLDYLDLYLVHWPVPGTYIDTWRALERLYKDGKVRAIGVSNFHAHHLNSLKESEIKPMVNQVEFHPLLSQIELRSYCKENGIQIESWSPLMQGKILDNELLVDIGKIYEKTPAQVILRWNIQCGVVTIPKSVKEHRIIENADIFDFQLSNEDMERINGLNQNQRVGADPDNRDY
- a CDS encoding carbohydrate ABC transporter permease encodes the protein MDNRMQTQPNSSRGLKENWQVSKKSNKSQYIWYIFLAPTLLGILLFMVYPIFESLRLSFYNSNGTIETFTGLSNFKRVLTSENFWNSVWNTFYIGIFQISITVPLGFIFASLINTVSRGQNFLKVIYFLPNVTSIVAASMIFAFVLHPEMGIMNFMLAKLGLPTSTWLSDPSTAKWAVILLSIWHWIGFVIIICLANLQSISSEMYEAARIDGASGIQQWLFITIPNMAGTFAFLLITGWIGALQRFNEVYVLGGPNGSPARSIQTMGAFIYERGFTGFEFGIASAATYVMFMIILVFTFINLKVSKMKI